GTTCCTGCCCATCATGTATGACAAGCACCCCAAGTAAGGAGCAGGGGGTGCGggaggggtgctggtggagcggCATGGCCGTGACGGTGATGGAGCATGTGTTTCTTCTCTGCCGTCACCatcccaccccgtccccccctcccggCGTTACTCATGCTGGAGGAAAACATCTGTAGCATGAGCTCATTCCCCCCTGGCCGCTGCCTGGCCGCCAGCCCCTGGAAAATGGCCCTTTGCCAgcgcggggtggggggacggcggcggggatggagctggggctcGATGCTGGGCTCACACGGAGGTCTTGGCCCCATGGCAAGGGGGAAGCAGCCCCTTAGACCCCGGCACTGGGAGGTTTTGTGGTCCTCTGCCCCTGGTTGTGGGTCTCAGCACCATCTTGGGGTGCCTCCCTGCCCCTCTTCCCAGGTGGGGGTCAGTGGCGAGGCTgtgtctggggagggggaagcaatTTATGGGGCGAGTGCTGGTGGGCGAGTGTCCTGGGGAAGAGGGGGTGGGAAAATCAGCGAGCGGGATGGTGAAACAGAGGGATTAGGCGTGTAaaagggaggctggaggtggATGGAGGGGTGGATTAGCGCTCTGGATGCGAACCAGGAGCAGCTGGGAGTCCCATGCTCACTGGGATAACGACACCAGACAGCCCTGGCCAGGATCCAGCCAGGGCCAGGTCGGCGGGATGCTGTGCCGGAGACCCTCTCCGCGCCAGCGCTGGCCCCGTGCCGCCGAGGCTGGTGGGGAAGAGATGGGTCCCATCCCCTCCGCTGTCCCTCCCTggtccctccccagccaggctctgcaggcagcagcagcatggggcagccccccagctcagCTGCCTTCCCCAGACCCCCACCCAAGTACCCCGTGTCCGTCCCTGTCACCTGCCCCATGCGGTGCCTTCCCCTGCGGTCCGCATGGCTTTCCCAGCCCTTTTTTCTCCACCGGGCCATGCTCTGTGAGCCAATTTCTCCTCTTGGGTCCGCTCCTCTTTCCCCAGTGAGGATTACAAGCGGCACTTCGTCCCCCGCGACCTGCTGGTGTTCTCAGCTCACCCCCTCCTGGTTTATCCCACCCACTACGCCGGGGATAGCAACTGGCTGAGCGACACCGAGACCTCCACCATCTGGGACGATGATGCCAAGAAGACAGACTGGGCTGGCTCGCAGAAGACCCTGAGGGACTCACGGGGCAGTGCTGGCCACCTCCGCTCCACCGCCCGCGACGAGCTCTGATGGTGAGCAAAGCTGTGGGACTTTCAcgtgtggggacaggggtgggggaCAGAGTGGCTGGGAAGCATCTCCCTGCAAGCGCCGTGGTTGGCTGTGTCCCAGATGCCTAGTTTCTTTTTGCCGtggggcagcagctctccccaccAGACTCAAAGTGTTGGGAAACAGAGATGAGACCTCCTCTTCTAGGTagggaaagggatgggggggacagaTGTCCCATGTGGGGCTGCACTGGGCTGGAGGGGACCAGGGGACAgggtcctgctgctccccagcccctcaaGCGAGGAAGGGACAGcgctccttcacctcctgcaaaAGTCACCCGAGTTCGGAGAGAGCTGGGGGCAGCTCGCGGGGGAATGTTTCACCCTGGCGCTGCTTGCTGCCCCCCAGCAGTGGGTTTCCCTGGGGCTGTGTCTCCGTGTGGTGGCCGTGCAGGCAGGGGAGCACCCGCGCACTGGCTTGGCCCCGAGGCGGCACTGCCACGGTTAACACCGGGTCAGACTTTCCCTGTCTGAGGCTGCTTGTGCTGGCAGCGGAGcctccccaggagcagccagaCTGGGGGGAAGCTGGAAAACAACCCTCTGCTGCAGGCGCGAACGCGTCAGGGCTGCTTCTTCCATGACCGCTGATGTTTGTGTCCTTGCCTCCTAGGGACGAGGGATCGTGACCTGGCTGGGAGCACCGCGGGCCAGCGGCCTGATCCTGCCCGCTCCTGCTTGAGAGACGCAGCCATCCTGGCTGGATCCCCCCAGGGTCCTTGGAATCTGTGCGTGGTGAATCCCAAGGTTTTGTCCCCAGGGCTCCTGGAGAGCCCTTTCCCTGCCAGGCGGAGGGACCAGAAGAGTGCTGTGCTGGGGACGTGTCCAGGACTGCCCTGAGCGATGCCAACTCCACCGTCTCCCGACGGTTTGGACTTTGGGGAGTGTTTTTCAGGCTGGGGGCTGGCTCCTGTGGTGGCACACATGGCCTCCTGACACCGACCGGGCTTGTCCCTCGCCTGTGCTGTGTCTGGGCAGAAGCCCCGGGAGGATTAAAGCAGACTGTTTGAGCTGATGTGCCAGGTGCTGGCTCTGCCGGGTGGCATTGCCCCACGTATCGTCCCCAGGGCATGCCCCACCGGGGTCACCTCGGAGCTGCTGTGGCGAGGGTCTGGCAGTTCCCCTGGACGGGGATTGCTTTGGGAATGAAATCTGTaatggggaaaggaaggaggaaggtgggGTGGGAGAGAGAGATGGAGCTCTCCCTTGGGGTGAAAAGATGGGTGGCATTTCTGTGGAGCTCAGCTCTCCCCTGGGAATGCTGAGGGAGATGATTTCCCTCACTGGCGCTGGTGTCCTCAGCAGAGGGTTTGGCCTTGGGACTGAAAACCCAACGCCAGCTTGAGCACCGAGATGTGCAGCCGAGTCCTGCTGGGCTCCGGCATCTGTCACCTTTGTGGCCAGCTCTGGAGGAGGGCGTTTGCTTTCCAAGAGCCCGGGTGTGTTTGGTGCTAAACCTCAGCTCCTCAGCAGGGCAAGCTTCGGCtgaaaattgagatttttctGGAGTGGAGgagcaatttctttaaaaacactgcAACTAGCCCTAGTCTGGGTGAGCTGGGGAGATGTGAGCTCCTTGCCAGGCCCCTAGAGCTGCTGCCTCTCTCCACCCGTGCCTGGCCACTGGCTGCCCCTTTTggccctggagcagctgctggggttAGCCCCGGGACGGCGGGTTGCTGGCCTCACCCAGGGTTTGGGGGGCTGcacccctcttctccccacagcctgGTGAAGGCGATGGAGCAGTGGGTGGAAGCCTCGGTAGCTGAGACCCACAGCGGGATATCTGCAACCATCGTGTGCTCCAGGAGAGCATCATTTGGGACAGGATGAACAGCTACAGCAAGGACCTCCTGAAGGAGAACAACCACCTCCAGGAAGTCACATGGGACCTGAAGATCCCAGTGGATCTGCTGGAGAACAGGGAGAAGGAGGTGGCCAAATGCATGGTCTGCAATTGCGGGGTCCCAGCCAGTACAGGCATGGATGACACAGCAGGGCAGAGAGGTGATGGCAGGTTGGGGACACCTGTgcttccctgcctgtcccctggtCGCAGGTAGCCTCAGTACTACAGGAGGAGCTCAGGAGCTGGGGACGGAGCGGAGGAAGGTCTGGTGCCAGCTGGAGCGGAGGAAGGAAGTGGCAGCAGCGCTGCGGTACGTGCGACCCAGCAAGGGTCTGGTGCTTGTTCCAGCGCCCGCTGGGACACGGGTGAGGAGCTGCCCGTGCTGGGGCTCTCGGAGCAGCCGCGCTCACGGGGTACGCAGCCGACAGGAtgtgctggcagagcccagggctttgggaagctgctgtggtggtggtggtggtaagaCCCCCCTTCTCGAGCTGCCCTCTCCACCATGAGACCTGTACTGGTTCTGCGGGGAGGAGCCATAACTCCTCCAGCTGTTTGAAACTCCAGGGTTTTGGCTTAAAACCAGCTAACTCAAAAACTATGAGGCCAGTCCTGAAACTTGCTGCAGCTCAGTGGGAGCAGCCCTCGCATGCTGCTGAGCTGCCAGACTGCAGGCGACTGGTGCTTGCCACAGTTTCTCAACAAAGCCCAAGTTGGGTTTTGGGCCCTGCAGAATTCGCTCCCATTGCTCCTCATTTCCCACTGGAAACTTCCCTCCAGCCTGGGTTGGTGGAACAGGGCTGGGAACACGGATACAAGCCACAGAGAGCCAGGGATTGCCCGAGTTCGGAGGTGGCGCATGagagaggggcaggagcagggcagagctgggagcgagggtttatttcatttctgtgccAAAGTGCCGTTATGAGGCCACTGCAGGGACACGAGCTGCCTGGATCTGTGTGGGGACAGACgggggctgccccagcgcctGGCCAGGCTGCGCggcagggccagctctgctccgcACCACGGTCACCCCGGAGAGTCCGCAGCGCCCTGTCCATCAGCCACGCAGGTCCTCAGGGGTTCGCATCAGCCCCTGTCACCCGGCTCCCCCTCCGGTGCTCTCCTCTGCAGGATGTGCTCCAGCAGGAATGTTGCTGCCTGGGCCAGGACCTGCTCCAGCCTCTCCTGCTCCTGGGTGCTGAACGGAGCCAGAACGTAGCTGGACACTGTCGCTTCGCCCTCCGGCCGCCCGATGCCAACCCTGAGCCGGGTCAtctcctggggaggaaaagggagagctgGAGGATCCCACCTCAAGGCCTCGCTGAGACAGAGCTGGGGCAAGGGGATGGTGCTGCGAGTGGGGCTTGGTGGTGAGGGAGCAGTCCTTCATGTTTTCCAGGTGGTTTTGAGTGCTTGCTCCAAGAAACATGATTTTGGAAGAGGCTTTTGCTGGGCTGCGCTGAGAGCCCGGGCTCCTGCCAGGCCTGGCAGAGCCACTTGAGCTAATTGTTTCCATGTCCTTTGTGGCGGCCAAACTGACATCAGCCCTcagggaagcagagggaaggaggggaaaggggggagaggaaagggagcaggggCTTGTCTGAGGGGAGTTGGAAGAATGGGAGTGGGGGGATGACAAGCCATGCACTGAGGTTGGGGGGAAGGATTGATCCCCTTCCACTGAGGGCCACTCACGTTGGAGTGCAAAGCACTGATGCAGGATCGGACCCCGTTGTGTCCCCttgggagagaaggagaaaacccaCCATTAGCTTGTAAGAAACCCCCATGGTATGGTCTTGGGGCTTCTTTGctgcagggatgtggggatgtggtcccagccaggggctgcagcccccctgccctggctctgcagaAGTGTCCAGCCCCTGGGGCTGAGAGCAGCTGGCGGGGGAAGACAAGGGAAGCAGGGCTGGGACAGCACGTTCTGCGCGTCTCAGCTCTTGCTGCAGCTGGTGCACGTGTGACTGAGTGCTGCGTCCCAGTACCATCCCTGCCCTGTCCCGCAGTGGAAGATTTCCTAGGTTAAATGTCTCGAGGCTGACCCAGGAGCTGGcgctggggcaggcagagggctATAAAAAGCCCATGTGGTGCAGCCGATGGGCTGGATCCAGCCCACAGCCGCTTCCAGGAggctccctgcccttcctgccAGGGTAGGGACCGGGAGGCTGCCCAAACAGTTGGCTGTTGCCTCTGCAACTGGGATTGAGCCCAGGGCTGGTGCTGGGTCTGAAAACACTGCCAGTCtggtgggacagggctgggaacAGTCCGTGTGTCTGTAAGGGCATGGCAAGGCCTCGAACCAGCTCACACAACCAGAGAGCTGGGGCCACCCCATACCTTGCGCTGCCTCCCAGCTTGATCGCCACCTTGCCCAGAGCCTTGTCCAGGTCATCATGAACCAGGTAAATGTCTTCTGGGCGGAGGTTGTAAatctcagctttggaaacagaAATAGAACCCAAGAAATGAGGGGGAGACAGACACACCAGGCCGTGaccctgcagagctgggctgcagggacctgTCACAGGGCCTGGTGGCACAGCAAGCTTCAGGGGTGACGGAGCTGCTCACCAGCACTGGCGATGCTCAGCCCGTTGAGGTTCATGAACCTTCGTGGCTTGAGCAGCACCAGCTCCAGGCCATGGGCTGTGGCCATGGCCACGTCAGCGCAGCACCGCCTGTCTGCTCGCCAGCCCTCGGCCACTGCCAGCTGCCAAGCCAGCCGGTCCAGCACCGCCATGCCCACGCTGTGCCGTGTCCCCCGCAGCCCGTAGTTGCCCAGGCCAGCCACCTGCCCACCACATGCCAACAGGGTTCTGATGGGCCACCATGAGGCCCCTGGCCCCTCTACGGGCCTGAtatcccccccagcacccctcagaCCTGCTCCTCACAGACCTGATCCCCCTCAGCCTCCATCCCCTCAGACCTGATCCCCCCTGCTCCCTACAGCTGGTTGGGTCCCCTCACAGCCCCGATCCCCCTCAGCCCCGATCTCCTCGGTCCTCCCTCACAGACCCGATGCCCTCAGCCGCGGTCCCCTCAGCCCCGATCACCCTTagcccccagttccctcagccccGGTCTCCTCAGTGCTCCCTCCCTCAGCCGCGGTTCCCTCAGTCCCGATCTCCCTCTCACAGCCCCGATCCCGCTCTGCTCCGGTTCCCTCAGCCCCGATGTCCCCGGttctccccctcacagcccccatcccctcagcccctccctccccggtgctccccctcagccccaccctcccccctcccccggccccgccccccggccccaccaTGACGCGCGGCCCCGCCCGGGTGACGAGCGGCCGCACGCGTCCCGCCAGCTCCGCCGCCAGCATAGCACCGCGCCGCGTCGCCCCCCAGAACGTCACGCTCGCGCGCCGCCAATGGCGGCCCCGGCGCGGCACCGCCTGGCCTCCCTCGCCGACATCTTGCTTATGGGCAGCGCCGCCATCTTGCTCGCGGGCGGcagggcggggccggggcggtggcgcggggcggggccgcggccgccgctgTGGTAAAGCCCCGCGGGTCGGGGAATGGGCCCTCAGGCCGGGGCGGGAAGGATGGAGGGCGGGAGCTGCTCGCTACGGCGGTGCCGGAGGAGCAGCGGAAGGAAGCTGGgaggggtccctggggagggtcTTCGGGCCCGGCCAGTGCCTGGTCCCTGAGGGGAGCGGGGTCGGGTGCAGGGGCAGTAGGTGCCCTGGGCTGTGCCCTGTGTTTTACGACTTCATGCCTGGTAGGTCCCACTCACACCGTCCTTAGCAGCGGCCTTTGGGGTGTGGCTGGGTGTACACGATCCCTCACCTGCCCCCAGCCACCCTCCAGCCCCGCCAGCGGAACGCAGCTTTCTTCCAAGGCTGTGTGACAGTCCCCCAGTCCAGGAGCATGTCACTGGGCTTCGCTCACcgctcttttcctctcctcagctGGCAGAAAGGGCTGGACTTCTCCTGAGGCTACTGGGAGGAAGCCATCATCTGCTATTTGAAAGTCATCGACCTGGATCCACAGAGGGTAAAGGGTCCCCGGAGGGCGAAGGATACaccaggctgggagctgcagaaggGAGGCAGCATCGTTAAGGCTGGCTCTCATGCTGGCATCTGCCTTTAGGATGCTATTAATGTCTTGCCAGGCTGATCCTGGGTAGTTtgagcagggctgggatgggCCAGTGTGCGCTGAGGGTTGTCTGTGGTTTAGGCAGAGCCATCAacagagaagagaagcagctgggctggggattGTAGCGGGGTGCCTGGGGTGAGGGCTGGGGTGTCAGACAGCAGTGTCTGCGCTTGGGCATTGAGTGTGTGGAGGGGAGGGCCCTGCGCCGGGTCCTCTGTTAGGGACCAGTGACTGAAATGGGCAGTAGGGCCCCTGGATTCCTGTTGGTCCCGACCCTGGTTCGCAGCTGTGCCTGCCTGGGCCATTTCAGCAGCTGGGACAGGTACCAGGAGCTGGGATTTACCACTGGTGGTttggctccctcccctcctggcCTGTCCTGGGGGCATGGCTGGGAATGGCTGCTCTCTTCCAGACCGGGCTGCGTCTCCTGCCTGGTGGAGCTCAGAGTTTTTGGCTAATAATGCTGAAATCTTTGTGGCTGAGGTCGGCTGGACACACGCCATGCGTGTTTCCCACTGGCACAGAGAGCTCCAGACAAAGCCCAGGGGTGGCAACCAGCCCCCAGCTGCTCTCACTTAATCAAGACGCTGATGCTGCCTTGCTGTGAACTGCTTCCTTTGCCTGGGCGAGCTGGCCTGTGCGCTAGCGGATTACCAGCAGGcactggagctgagcccaggggaccGTGTTGTGCAGAGACGGGTTGCAGCAGCACTGTgtgagcagggacagcaggacTTGGTGGCGAGATAAGTGGTCTGCCCAAGGGCTGGTGGCGAGTCAGGCTGCTGAGTGTGCTCTCCCATCCCCTTGCAGGCAGTACTGGCAGGCAGAAGCTTTCCTCTCTGTGGCCATTGAGCACAAGACCTGGAAACTGCTGTCCTACCTGTGCTGGACCAGGACCTGCCTGTGCCTGAGGAGGATGGAGAGCACGAGGGAGGATGCTGCTCTACATCTGTGGCTCAACCCCATGGATGGTGAGATACAGCCTAGCACTGCTCCGCAATACCCTTGGGCTGTGGGTGATATTCTCAGCATGTTACTTCAACCCCAGTCTCTGTGACTGCCCCTCACATGGTCTGGGGCAAGCAATTTGACTGAGCAAGCCTAGGGTTCGGCGGTGGGGCTGTAGACTTGGATCTTGCACCCAGCCAGTGTGTGGAACGGCAGCAAtagctgctgcagaaatggcTGGTCTGCCACTGTGCCTGCCCAGCACCTTGCCTCAGCTTCCCACACATGGGGCCACCAGGCAGACTCTGCAAATTGACTCTCCCTGGGAAGGAGGTGATGTGGCTCCCACCTCCTGTGCTGGCCTTGGGACAAAAAGATGTGTTCCACAGGAGGTGAAAAAGTGCTGCTGTGGTAGAGAGACCCACTGGCCTTCCTGGACATACACTGGCTCCTCTGCGGAGGACACCTGGCCCACCTACTGCCATTTTGCCTCCTCCccagggaaaggctgctgtcttGTTACCAGTTACCTAATTGGAGAGCATCAACTCTGTGCTGCTAAATCCCCAAAGTCCCATCACATCAGGTAGCTGTTCGCATGCAACTGCAAATTTTCCATGTCCTTCTGCGCTAGTCGCAGTCAGAAATCCAAGTAAACAACTGTTCCCCAACTGTTTATTccataaaagatttattttaaaattagaaatgcaTAACATTTTTGGAATAAGCAGGATGTTTGAGTCTGTGGGCCAGCTCCTGGGCAGCATTTGAGTAGTGTCTAAAATTGCTGTCCCCAAGGCTCCGGCCCTAGAGCTGGAATGGTCCCAAGTGCTGGCAGCTCCTCTCAGCATAGGGCCTGAGTGGAGCATCAGGAGCTTTGGGAAGCGTCCCTGCACCCATCCCTCAGGCAGTTTGCTCCTAGAGAGTGTATGATTCTGGTTCCTCTGACCTGTTCTCCCATAACTACTGCACAGAGGAGACTAAAACCTGGGTAAAGGCCAAGCTTGGCAGTGTGCAGCACTGATTTTTCTCCCAGGTTGTCCCCAGGTCCCCTGTTGTGACACTCCCTAGAAGCTGAATGGACGCTGGCCCAGCCAAAACCTGTGAGGTGTGATCAGCAGAAGGATGTACAAGAGACTCAACAGCTCATAGCACCAACTGTCAGCCTGCTGTAGAAATCATCACTGAATAAAAGGAATTTTCAAAACCATTAGTGGCACCACGGGCTCCCCTGGAGGTAggactgaattttttttgtagCTGGTAAAACAAGCGAGAAGTCTTTCTTGTGTTTTTCCTGGTTTGCTGCAGGGAAATCCTTTGGACCTTAAGGGAAAGATGGACAAGGGGGTGGCAGGAAGAACCTGGCTCTTGCCAGATCAGATGTTGCCATCTCCCACATTTCCCCTTACACTTGTTGATGGTGAAGCTGGTCCCTACCAGCACCTAGTCACAGTGAAAGGACGCTGGAAAGAAGTTGGCTCTAAAACTTCCTTGTAAAGCACTTTGCTGCAATGTTGAAGGTGTTCACAGGACAGTGCTTCAGGGGTCAGCACCAGCACTGTCACGTTGTACCAAGGACCTGAGGCACAGCTATGcttaaaaaggttttaaaaaaacctgttaaaatgctgtaagaaagaaatattcttctgTGGGCTCAGAATCTTGATGTGTTGGCTATCAATAGCTGCCTGGAGAggggagagctgcaggcaggtgctgctgacaggGTGAGAAACCTCCCTGACACTGCAGGCCCTCATCACATCTTCCCCTTGTCATCACAGATGTCTTGGGTGGTGCACCAGGCTGGTCATATCCACCCTCACCTGGCCAAGGGTAAATCAGTAAAGTGCTTTAAATCACATCACTTGCACTTGGTCCCacagctgtgtcctgcagtggcctccttgggctggagagatGAGTTCAGCAGGAGAGCACTTGTGCTGCCGAGAGGGAACATGCAGCTCCCACCGCTCGTCTtgccagccctgggctctgccgCTTTACAGCTCTGTATACATCCCTTACGGATCCAAGCAAGGCCCTCGCCACTGGCTAGAAGAAAAAACTGATCCGAGAGGCCACAGTTTTGCAGCCTGTTGATgagaatattttctcttcttctgggAAGTAGGGGATGCTGTCAGCCACCTCCTGGACAACACCCGGACGTACTTCGAGGCCTTGTTGGacaagttcactgatgacacactGCTTTACGTGGTGGTGCTTCAATGGGAGGAAGGGCACAACAAAATCAATGAGATGGTTGTTAATGATACCAGATTTCCAGAATCCACCTGAAAAAGGAATGGAAGAGACAGGTTTTACCTTCAGAGACTCTCCAGTCCCTGGAGTTCAAAGAGATGCTTTGTGCAAAGCCAAAATACTCGTCTGAAGACAGACCTGCTCCAGTTATGTACAAAGAGGGAGCTGAACCCATGAGTTGTCACCTCCCCCACAGCAGACTTCCTCTCAAGGAATGGGAGGATTTAGCTTGACTCATCAGAATTTAAGCTCTGCTCCCTGTGACAAGGGCAAAGCAAGGAGATCCAGGCTGGCAGCGGGGACAGGTACATCTCGGTGGTTTTTCAGCGAGCATGCTGTGCTGTTTTTTATCCCCCAACTGTGAATACACCTTTCCTCCGAAGAACTTAGCAGACCTGTTGCCACGTTTAGCAAGCTTGGAAGGCTGGGCTATTCCTTCCCTTTGCCAGGAAACCTCGAGGGGATCAGAGTTCCTTTCCTTCAAAACACCCCTGTTGCTTTCTGCCTGCCCGGGAGGTGGCAGGCGGCATGGGTGGCTGCCTGGAACGGGCCTGGCTCCCTCTGCCGGGCTCTGACCCTGCAGGAAGGGCTCTGCTCCACAGACTCACTCTGAGGGTTTTCAAACACGGCTTTGGAGATGGCTGGCTCCAGGTCCTGCAGGCTGATCTCCTCCCGGTCCTTGTGGGCACGCCACAGATCCAGCGTCATTTCGTTGATCTGCTCCCCTCCTGCGTTGCTACACAAGAATGAGATGCTTATTCAGTTTCTATCTGGGAAAATGGTGTTGCAGGACAGAGGTGGCACCTGACACCCTCCAGCCTGCACGAGCGCAAGCCAGGATCTCCTAGGTGCCTGGCATAAAATGACTCCTGTAAAGGCAGCCAAATAACAGGGACAGGAGAGCTGTTTCAGACTCCCCAGGCCTGTCCATTCACAATGAAACAGTCTTGGTATTTGCAGGGGCTCAAGgcctggagaaggaaaagcaaaccgTGTGTGCGCTCTGAAGTAGGTATGACCTCTGCCCAAATAAGAAGCAGTGTGCTGGAAGGCCCTGTGATGCCACAGAGGGGCCTCTTACCTTATGAAGATGAAGATCGCTTTGCGGTAGTTGTTCCCGTACACAACCCACGAGGGTCCCAGGAATGGTATGATCACGTCGATCAGGCCCGGGTGCATCTTGTCCATCTCTTCAAAGAGAAAGGCTGACCGTCCACAGTTTGTCAAGTTCCCTTGGATCCAGCGCTTCAGGCTTTCCTAGGAAAAACACCCACCAAGCCGTAAGAAAGCAAGATACCAAGGGTGGCGAGGGAGGCTCAAGCTGCCCCAGCACAAAGGCTGCCGCCTGAGTTCAAGCAGAGACGAAAGTGCTGAAAGCAGCTTGTCCCTGCACAGCATCACCTACTCGGGAGCAGGAACagccagcactggggaggccccctTTATTCTGGGTTTCGCAGAGCGGCTCTTACTGGCTTTATTAGCCCTCTGTAGATGTTTTATTACAGACTTAAAGAAGGAGGCAGCAAACTAAAGCTGGGGATTCAGACTCCTACAGTTCCCCACCTTCTTCTCTTTCACTGTGTATCTATGCCATTCCCCGTTGCCAAGTGCTTTTTGCCAGCTCCTGTTCGGgtgtaaaaacattttcctgcGCTGACCCAGAAGAGCTCTGGCTCTTTACCACCGCTGAAGTTACTTCAGTGTAGATGCCAACCCACACAAAGCCACTCACGTCACCCTGCGGACATGAATAACTCTTAATTGAAGCACTTCACCCAGTATGGGTTTTGCCTTCCTGAAAGTATTTCTTCTAAGGACACAATACAACAAATAACTCCTCCAaacaagcagaaagcaaacaTCCAGGTGCACTGATTCCCTGCTCTGCTGAGGGTTTGGCAGCTAACCTTCATGTTTTGATGTCTTTCCTTTCTCAGCTTTAAGAGACAGAGTGAAGAGTCGGGAGCTGCTTGCTGTGTGAGGAGGGGATTACAAGTCTAGCCATACACAGGTTTTCACAGCCATCAAGCTGTTTGGAAAGCAGCAGGAGAATTTTAGTGCCTTTCATCTAAGCAAAGCACTTTTGTTTGTGCATTCAAAGGGCTGTGTAAATATTTGAGGAATAAGAACATGACGGTGGCAAGGACTGCTGGGGGGAAGACGAAAGTGATAACTGAGTGCCAGAGTATATCTAGTTACTAGTGGATCCTTCAGCCAGTGTGTGGAGCCACTCACTCAGCCGTGTCTGTCTGAGAGGGTAAACCAAAGAGCTGCTATTCCTGCTTTACTTCAGGAAACAGCCTGAATGTATATGTACTGAGGGTCAAGATGGACATAAGCAAAGAAAACCCCAATCAAGCAGTACCGTGCCGAGGTGTCCCTTACCTTGTACTGCTCTATCCGCTCAGCATGGGGGAAGTGCACTATTGGGGAGAACTGGTGAACGTAGGGGCTCTGCAGCCCACCCTGGAAGAGGTAGCGGACGAGCATGGAGGTCACGAAGGTCTTGCCTGTTCCTGTCGAGCCGTGGAAGGACATCACAAGGGGTTTCACAGGATTCCGGTTCTCCAGGAATTCCCTCACCCCCTTCATCACCTGCTGCCTCACCAGCGGC
The genomic region above belongs to Rissa tridactyla isolate bRisTri1 chromosome 14, bRisTri1.patW.cur.20221130, whole genome shotgun sequence and contains:
- the PTRH1 gene encoding probable peptidyl-tRNA hydrolase; the encoded protein is MLAAELAGRVRPLVTRAGPRVMVAGLGNYGLRGTRHSVGMAVLDRLAWQLAVAEGWRADRRCCADVAMATAHGLELVLLKPRRFMNLNGLSIASAAEIYNLRPEDIYLVHDDLDKALGKVAIKLGGSARGHNGVRSCISALHSNEMTRLRVGIGRPEGEATVSSYVLAPFSTQEQERLEQVLAQAATFLLEHILQRRAPEGEPGDRG
- the TOR2A gene encoding prosalusin isoform X2, with the translated sequence MKGVREFLENRNPVKPLVMSFHGSTGTGKTFVTSMLVRYLFQGGLQSPYVHQFSPIVHFPHAERIEQYKESLKRWIQGNLTNCGRSAFLFEEMDKMHPGLIDVIIPFLGPSWVVYGNNYRKAIFIFISNAGGEQINEMTLDLWRAHKDREEISLQDLEPAISKAVFENPQSGFWKSGIINNHLIDFVVPFLPLKHHHVKQCVISELVQQGLEVRPGVVQEVADSIPYFPEEEKIFSSTGCKTVASRISFFF
- the TOR2A gene encoding prosalusin isoform X1, which encodes MAPGAAAALALLLLAAAAARPAAAWDLWALRCSFSADCECGFGPDLRGLECDLALNLVGQPLVRQQVMKGVREFLENRNPVKPLVMSFHGSTGTGKTFVTSMLVRYLFQGGLQSPYVHQFSPIVHFPHAERIEQYKESLKRWIQGNLTNCGRSAFLFEEMDKMHPGLIDVIIPFLGPSWVVYGNNYRKAIFIFISNAGGEQINEMTLDLWRAHKDREEISLQDLEPAISKAVFENPQSGFWKSGIINNHLIDFVVPFLPLKHHHVKQCVISELVQQGLEVRPGVVQEVADSIPYFPEEEKIFSSTGCKTVASRISFFF